One window of the Sphaerochaeta associata genome contains the following:
- a CDS encoding amidohydrolase family protein — protein sequence MLLSNTRYLGEDFALHQADIRIEGSLIVAIEKNLKPLAGEQVIDCSSHLIYPALADCHTHTPDTLFRGLFSDKPLHAWCDDTTQGRLQQQLFDYTDQAVSTSDFHILVLYAYLQYLKAGVACIVETGQADESSQALEECANRIGIKALVDWYDEVPTQETATTGLMRGTHLPEEEDLEQDSLVKAIERVQRTGWPLMTHCLETEFRRKETLRKFGLSTVELLALHNLLNEQTILFHCIETTDKDRVLLASSKALLVHCPISNRISGAHEMALSDLLDKGARIGLGTDFLSHDIWEVMRTTYAELKQSNRAEHYDAKTVWKLATTSPCPALYNGRIEVGKRADLVFVRNALELSPLLQTQGFSNIAYNTLMHTRADLIDSVMVDGNFVIKDGTCTTVDEAALEKAYTEILQRVYGSQLI from the coding sequence ATGTTATTATCCAATACCCGTTACCTTGGTGAAGATTTCGCACTCCATCAGGCAGACATCAGAATCGAAGGCTCACTTATTGTCGCCATTGAGAAAAACCTCAAGCCACTTGCAGGCGAGCAAGTCATCGATTGCTCCTCCCATCTCATCTACCCTGCCCTCGCCGACTGTCATACCCACACTCCCGACACCCTCTTTCGAGGGCTGTTCAGTGACAAACCACTTCACGCATGGTGTGACGACACCACCCAAGGCAGGCTGCAGCAACAACTCTTCGACTATACCGACCAAGCAGTTTCCACCTCCGACTTTCACATCCTTGTCCTCTATGCCTACCTGCAGTACCTCAAAGCCGGGGTTGCCTGCATTGTAGAAACCGGGCAAGCCGATGAGAGCAGCCAAGCCTTGGAGGAGTGCGCCAACAGAATCGGCATCAAGGCCTTGGTTGATTGGTATGACGAAGTACCAACCCAAGAAACAGCAACAACAGGCCTTATGCGCGGCACCCACCTTCCCGAGGAAGAGGACCTTGAACAGGACAGCCTTGTAAAGGCGATCGAACGGGTACAGAGGACCGGTTGGCCTTTGATGACCCACTGCCTCGAGACCGAGTTCAGACGAAAGGAGACTCTCCGAAAGTTCGGCCTCTCTACCGTCGAATTACTTGCCTTGCACAACCTGCTCAATGAACAGACCATTCTCTTTCACTGCATTGAAACCACAGACAAAGACCGTGTCCTCCTTGCCTCAAGCAAGGCCCTGCTCGTCCATTGCCCGATTTCCAACCGAATCTCAGGCGCCCATGAGATGGCCCTCAGCGATCTGCTGGATAAAGGAGCCCGCATAGGACTTGGGACTGACTTTCTAAGCCATGATATCTGGGAAGTCATGAGAACTACGTATGCTGAGCTCAAACAGAGCAACAGGGCCGAACACTATGATGCAAAGACAGTCTGGAAACTTGCCACAACCTCTCCCTGCCCTGCCCTCTACAACGGCCGGATCGAGGTGGGCAAGCGTGCAGACTTGGTGTTTGTACGCAATGCACTGGAGCTTTCACCCCTTCTGCAGACCCAAGGATTTTCCAATATCGCCTACAACACCCTGATGCATACCAGGGCCGACCTCATCGATTCGGTGATGGTTGACGGAAATTTTGTGATCAAGGATGGAACATGTACCACGGTCGATGAGGCGGCCTTAGAGAAAGCCTATACTGAGATTCTTCAGCGAGTATACGGTTCACAGCTCATCTAG
- a CDS encoding ABC transporter permease, giving the protein MNFFVNILSLGIPFSVALLIASLGEMFNQRAGVFNLGCEGIMAMGAFLGMLIPYSIGQGGPTPGIYNVLGLALAMGVGALFGMLFGFVVVTFRAPQGIAGIGLQMFGVGTAGTLFRHFIGGTQSVPGIDNFPIPGLSKIPILGPIFFSHNVLVYLAFLFVPVAWYILFKTPWGLRVRAVGTNPRAADSIGIQVNRVRFQALAVGGALAGLAGAYLSLCQAKMFSDEIIAGRGFIAVALVYFGHWHPVKIMGGALLFSLAQALQLAIQGQGINFPYEFAVMLPYMMVIVVLAFSRESQLLGPTALGQPFNREKRI; this is encoded by the coding sequence ATGAACTTTTTCGTAAACATCCTTAGCTTGGGCATTCCCTTCTCCGTCGCCCTGCTTATCGCATCCCTTGGGGAGATGTTCAACCAACGTGCCGGAGTGTTCAATCTCGGTTGTGAAGGCATTATGGCCATGGGAGCCTTCCTGGGCATGCTCATTCCCTACAGCATCGGACAAGGCGGTCCCACCCCGGGCATCTACAACGTTCTCGGTCTTGCTCTGGCTATGGGAGTGGGAGCCCTCTTCGGCATGCTCTTCGGGTTTGTCGTCGTCACCTTCCGCGCTCCGCAGGGCATTGCCGGAATAGGGCTGCAGATGTTCGGCGTCGGTACTGCCGGTACCTTGTTCCGTCACTTCATCGGAGGAACCCAGTCGGTTCCCGGCATCGACAACTTCCCGATTCCCGGACTTTCGAAAATCCCCATCCTGGGCCCGATTTTCTTCAGCCACAATGTGCTCGTCTACCTTGCATTCCTCTTTGTTCCTGTCGCTTGGTACATACTCTTCAAGACCCCCTGGGGACTGAGGGTCCGAGCTGTAGGAACCAATCCCAGGGCTGCCGACTCGATCGGCATCCAGGTCAACAGAGTGCGCTTCCAGGCTTTGGCCGTCGGCGGAGCTTTGGCAGGACTTGCCGGAGCCTACCTGAGCCTCTGTCAGGCAAAGATGTTCAGTGATGAGATCATTGCTGGTCGCGGCTTCATTGCCGTAGCGCTGGTGTACTTCGGTCACTGGCATCCGGTGAAGATCATGGGAGGAGCTCTGCTGTTCAGTTTGGCGCAAGCCTTGCAGCTGGCCATCCAGGGACAGGGAATCAACTTCCCCTATGAGTTCGCCGTCATGCTTCCCTATATGATGGTCATCGTGGTCCTTGCGTTCAGCAGGGAGAGCCAGTTGCTCGGGCCGACCGCCCTTGGACAGCCCTTCAACCGGGAGAAGCGAATTTAG
- a CDS encoding class I SAM-dependent methyltransferase yields the protein MKRKDSTGLFNSIAPIYALFFSYQKRRYAKTLASMQRFLTYETILDVGCGTGALCSALSDRGLAVTGIDPASKMLAIAKRKNYDNATTFIQADATQALPFTDKQFDVVIASYVAHGMKQEMRTNLYRQMGRVAKQYVIIHDYNDSRSPLTSLVEYLEGGDYFHFIKHAQKELQDCGTELQHCFSKVEVVQVGKRANWYICTPNA from the coding sequence ATGAAGCGTAAGGACTCCACCGGCCTCTTCAACTCCATTGCTCCCATCTACGCCTTGTTCTTCTCCTACCAGAAGCGAAGGTATGCAAAAACGCTTGCCTCTATGCAACGCTTTCTCACCTATGAAACAATCCTTGATGTAGGCTGTGGAACCGGTGCCCTTTGCAGTGCTCTATCTGATCGAGGCCTGGCTGTCACCGGCATAGACCCCGCTTCCAAGATGCTTGCCATCGCAAAACGGAAGAATTATGACAATGCAACCACATTCATTCAGGCCGACGCCACCCAGGCACTGCCCTTCACCGACAAACAGTTCGACGTGGTCATTGCAAGCTATGTCGCCCATGGGATGAAACAGGAGATGAGAACAAACCTCTATCGGCAGATGGGCCGGGTGGCCAAGCAGTACGTAATCATCCACGATTACAACGACAGCCGTTCTCCGCTCACCTCCCTGGTAGAGTATCTGGAAGGTGGAGACTACTTTCATTTCATCAAGCACGCACAGAAGGAGTTGCAGGATTGTGGAACAGAACTCCAACACTGCTTTTCGAAGGTGGAAGTGGTGCAGGTAGGCAAGCGAGCAAATTGGTATATTTGTACGCCTAATGCATGA
- the xdh gene encoding selenium-dependent xanthine dehydrogenase, with the protein MYAFSVNGKPVQFEGEDKKLLRFLRENLNLTGTKDGCSEGACGTCTVLVDGVKMKACAIPLSRLEGKAVTTIEGLSEREQAVYAHCFAEAGAVQCGYCTPGMIISAKSLLDKNPDPSLDDVKKAIKGNICRCTGYKKIEEAILMAATYFRENLSVPEHQEEPRLDMRYQRVDAKIKALGKGLYADDFRIRGLLYAKAVRSAHPRARVLSIDSSEAEKHPDFVCILTSKDVPHNIIGHIKQDWPVFIPVGEITRYTGDAICLVVGKDPETLEKLASLVTVSYEVLPPVLTMQEALKDDAPHLHEGGNVLSAEHIKRGDVDAAIKKAKHVITRTYTTPYTEHAFMEPECAVALPEGKDGVLVHTSGQSIYDEQHEISHMLQLPPEKVHCHSMLVGGGFGGKEDMSVQHHAALAAWILKQPVKVKLSRQESLTVHPKRHPMEMKLTTACDEQGRITAMRAIIDANTGAYASLGGPVLQRACTHASGPYNFQNFEVYGRAIYTNLVPAGAFRGFGVTQSCFAVEANLNLLADELGMDYYEIRRLNALKPGDTMPNGQIAGEDTGIIECLEAVKEAYYSSPRAGIACGFKNSGLGVGFPDTGRCILSVEQGKVHIRTSAACMGQGVATVCTQMLGQTCSLGADQIIVEDPDTRRTPDSGTSTASRQSVFTGEAVRRAALKLKDALQTNALSDLEGQEFSGEYTSITDPINSKKEHPVSHVAYSFSAQVVILDEQGRMEKVVAACDVGQVVNHQALTGQVEGGVVMGLGFGLTEDFPIKDGQLDVKYGTLGLLRATDVPPLEVKLVEGPGKHSIAYGVKGVGELTTIPTAPACQNAYYRYDGKFRTSLPLEETPYRKKKQ; encoded by the coding sequence ATGTATGCATTCAGCGTAAATGGAAAGCCCGTTCAATTCGAGGGAGAAGACAAGAAGCTCCTTCGATTCCTCCGTGAGAATCTTAATCTTACCGGTACCAAGGATGGGTGCAGTGAAGGTGCCTGCGGCACGTGTACTGTACTTGTCGATGGGGTGAAGATGAAGGCATGTGCGATTCCTCTCTCCCGGCTTGAAGGTAAGGCAGTAACCACCATCGAGGGTTTGAGCGAGCGAGAGCAAGCGGTCTACGCCCATTGTTTTGCCGAAGCTGGGGCTGTACAGTGCGGATACTGCACACCGGGCATGATCATCAGTGCAAAGAGTCTCTTGGACAAGAATCCCGATCCTAGTCTGGACGACGTAAAAAAGGCGATCAAAGGCAATATCTGCCGCTGTACCGGCTACAAGAAAATCGAGGAAGCCATACTGATGGCCGCCACCTACTTCAGGGAGAATCTCAGCGTCCCCGAGCACCAGGAGGAGCCCAGGCTCGACATGCGCTATCAGCGCGTCGATGCAAAGATCAAAGCTCTTGGCAAAGGTCTGTATGCCGACGATTTTCGCATAAGAGGCCTCTTGTATGCAAAGGCTGTTCGCTCGGCCCATCCCAGGGCGCGCGTGCTCTCTATCGACAGCAGCGAGGCTGAGAAACATCCTGATTTCGTCTGCATTCTTACAAGCAAGGATGTTCCTCATAATATCATCGGCCACATCAAGCAGGATTGGCCTGTTTTCATTCCCGTCGGGGAAATTACCCGCTACACCGGCGATGCCATCTGTCTGGTCGTGGGCAAGGACCCGGAAACCCTCGAGAAATTAGCTTCCCTTGTAACAGTTTCCTATGAGGTACTGCCGCCTGTTCTGACCATGCAGGAAGCCTTGAAGGATGATGCTCCGCACCTTCATGAAGGAGGTAATGTCCTCAGCGCCGAACACATCAAGCGCGGGGATGTCGATGCTGCCATCAAGAAGGCAAAGCATGTAATCACCAGAACCTACACCACCCCCTATACGGAGCACGCCTTCATGGAACCCGAATGTGCCGTCGCCCTCCCTGAAGGGAAGGACGGGGTATTGGTCCATACCTCAGGACAATCGATCTATGACGAACAGCATGAAATTTCCCATATGTTGCAGCTACCTCCAGAAAAGGTGCATTGCCACAGCATGCTCGTTGGTGGAGGGTTCGGCGGCAAGGAAGACATGAGCGTACAGCACCATGCCGCCCTTGCTGCCTGGATTCTCAAGCAGCCGGTGAAGGTGAAACTCAGCCGCCAGGAGAGTCTGACTGTACATCCGAAGCGCCATCCGATGGAGATGAAACTGACCACAGCCTGCGACGAGCAGGGTCGTATTACTGCAATGCGGGCGATCATAGATGCCAATACCGGGGCCTATGCTTCACTTGGAGGCCCGGTGCTCCAGCGGGCATGCACACATGCCTCGGGCCCGTACAACTTCCAGAATTTCGAGGTCTACGGCAGGGCCATCTATACTAACTTGGTTCCAGCCGGAGCGTTCCGTGGCTTCGGTGTCACGCAGAGTTGCTTTGCGGTTGAGGCGAATCTCAATCTGCTGGCTGATGAACTGGGTATGGACTACTACGAAATTCGTCGTCTCAATGCCCTTAAGCCCGGCGATACCATGCCCAACGGTCAGATAGCTGGAGAAGACACCGGCATCATCGAGTGCTTGGAAGCCGTAAAAGAAGCATACTACTCCTCCCCTCGTGCCGGCATCGCCTGCGGCTTCAAGAACAGCGGCCTTGGCGTAGGATTCCCCGATACCGGACGCTGCATTCTCTCGGTCGAACAGGGAAAAGTACATATCCGTACCAGTGCCGCGTGCATGGGTCAGGGTGTAGCCACCGTCTGTACCCAGATGCTTGGTCAGACCTGTTCACTTGGAGCCGACCAGATTATCGTGGAGGACCCCGACACCCGTCGAACACCGGACTCAGGGACCAGTACCGCCAGCCGCCAGTCGGTATTCACCGGTGAAGCGGTCAGGCGAGCCGCCCTCAAGCTCAAGGATGCGTTGCAAACAAACGCACTCTCCGACCTGGAAGGTCAGGAATTCAGTGGGGAGTACACATCCATCACAGACCCCATCAACTCCAAGAAAGAGCATCCGGTCAGCCACGTTGCCTACAGCTTTTCAGCCCAGGTCGTCATACTTGACGAACAAGGAAGGATGGAAAAAGTAGTTGCTGCCTGCGATGTAGGGCAGGTGGTGAACCACCAGGCTCTCACCGGGCAGGTGGAAGGCGGTGTGGTCATGGGCTTGGGATTCGGCCTTACCGAGGACTTTCCGATCAAGGATGGGCAGCTGGACGTAAAGTATGGAACCCTCGGGCTCCTTCGTGCAACCGATGTTCCCCCGCTTGAGGTGAAACTGGTTGAAGGCCCCGGGAAGCACTCCATCGCATACGGCGTAAAGGGAGTGGGAGAACTGACCACCATCCCCACCGCTCCTGCATGTCAAAATGCCTACTACCGCTATGACGGCAAATTCCGAACCTCATTGCCGCTGGAGGAGACACCGTACCGAAAGAAGAAACAGTAA
- a CDS encoding nitronate monooxygenase encodes MKSTSLSTIVNRIKEEVQACKAYLPIERTIQRILGSRTTWPALKIGDLVAPTPIVQGGMGVGISLSSLASAVANNGGIGVIAANGIGLLEPDYYEDGQAANLRAFRREIRKARELSSGAIGVNIMVAVNDFHQLLDVAIEEKVDIVFMGAGLPIKNMPVEALRKANVKVAPIVSSARAVDMIFRMWNKLYNDMPDAVVFEGPKAGGHLGFSEEQLEDPAYQLEAIVPRIVEALKPFEESKGCKIPLIAGGGVYSGRDVYKVLSLGASAVQMATRFVATDECDADRRFKEAYVNCTKEQIGLIKSPVGMPGRAIRNTFITDSEQGKRPSFKCAWKCLSSCKAQEANYCISIALNNARRGLLQSGFVFVGTNGYRVKKIVPVQSLVAELERGYQNAVRVNLERVLAKLSTLKAEYAKAENQVKDLARRYEEALLAFPLKSEMVKAIRAQYNRAAQQVENLKLRMTETLATTSLLIS; translated from the coding sequence ATGAAATCAACATCTCTCTCAACCATAGTGAACCGCATCAAAGAAGAAGTACAAGCTTGCAAAGCCTACCTTCCCATCGAGCGAACCATTCAACGGATCCTCGGCTCCAGAACCACTTGGCCTGCATTGAAAATCGGCGATCTGGTCGCTCCCACTCCCATCGTACAAGGCGGTATGGGCGTCGGAATCTCTCTCTCCTCACTTGCCAGTGCCGTTGCCAACAACGGAGGCATCGGTGTTATTGCCGCAAACGGCATCGGATTGTTGGAACCCGACTACTATGAGGATGGCCAGGCAGCAAACCTCAGGGCCTTCAGGCGCGAGATCCGCAAAGCTCGTGAGCTGAGCTCGGGAGCCATCGGAGTCAACATCATGGTCGCAGTCAATGATTTCCACCAGTTGCTGGACGTAGCGATTGAAGAAAAGGTGGATATTGTCTTCATGGGAGCAGGACTTCCAATCAAGAACATGCCCGTCGAGGCACTGCGAAAGGCCAATGTGAAAGTAGCCCCGATCGTCAGCTCGGCACGTGCAGTCGATATGATCTTCCGCATGTGGAACAAACTCTACAATGACATGCCCGACGCTGTGGTTTTCGAGGGTCCCAAAGCCGGGGGGCACTTGGGCTTCAGCGAAGAGCAGCTTGAAGATCCCGCCTACCAATTGGAAGCAATTGTTCCCCGGATTGTCGAGGCACTGAAACCCTTCGAGGAGAGCAAGGGCTGCAAGATTCCCCTGATTGCAGGCGGTGGAGTCTACAGCGGCAGGGATGTGTACAAGGTTCTCAGCCTCGGTGCATCGGCTGTCCAAATGGCCACACGCTTTGTTGCAACCGATGAATGCGACGCAGACAGACGATTCAAAGAGGCATACGTCAATTGCACCAAGGAGCAGATAGGCCTGATCAAGAGCCCGGTGGGAATGCCGGGAAGGGCAATTCGCAATACGTTCATCACCGACAGCGAGCAGGGCAAGCGCCCGTCGTTCAAGTGTGCATGGAAGTGCCTCTCCTCCTGCAAAGCCCAAGAAGCAAACTATTGCATCTCCATTGCCCTCAACAATGCCCGCAGAGGCCTTTTGCAGAGCGGGTTTGTATTCGTAGGCACCAATGGGTACCGGGTCAAGAAGATTGTTCCGGTACAATCTTTGGTTGCAGAACTTGAACGAGGCTACCAAAACGCCGTACGGGTAAATCTCGAACGGGTGCTTGCCAAGCTGTCCACATTGAAAGCGGAGTATGCAAAGGCGGAGAACCAGGTGAAAGATCTTGCAAGACGGTACGAAGAGGCCTTGCTTGCCTTCCCGCTTAAATCCGAGATGGTGAAAGCGATAAGAGCCCAATATAATCGTGCAGCTCAGCAGGTGGAGAACCTGAAGCTCAGGATGACCGAGACGCTTGCCACCACCTCGCTTCTCATCTCCTAA
- a CDS encoding nucleotidyl transferase AbiEii/AbiGii toxin family protein → MRKVARLSNDDRADLFRNTADRMQLHDSIVEKDFWVCYMLEYLFHRSSWKNALAFKGGTSLSKSFHLINRFSEDIDLVLDWRMLGYRTYEPWANRSNTKQAIFNKEATIRTEMFLADVLCPTMQLEISRELGREADICIDEIEKQTVRFIYPHVCVQTSLSPASVMTSPLYTRMYVYRLLSLK, encoded by the coding sequence ATGAGAAAAGTAGCGAGACTCTCGAATGATGATAGGGCTGATCTTTTTAGAAATACTGCAGATCGGATGCAATTGCATGATTCAATTGTAGAGAAGGATTTTTGGGTTTGTTATATGTTGGAGTATCTCTTCCATCGATCATCATGGAAGAATGCCCTCGCATTTAAGGGCGGTACAAGTCTTTCGAAATCTTTTCACCTCATCAATCGATTCTCCGAAGATATCGATTTGGTCTTGGATTGGCGTATGTTAGGATATCGAACATATGAACCTTGGGCCAACCGTTCAAATACGAAACAAGCAATCTTCAATAAAGAAGCGACTATTCGCACAGAGATGTTTCTTGCTGATGTTCTCTGCCCAACTATGCAATTAGAAATAAGTCGGGAACTAGGGCGGGAGGCTGACATTTGCATAGATGAAATTGAGAAACAAACAGTACGTTTTATATACCCGCATGTATGTGTACAGACTTCATTGTCGCCGGCATCCGTGATGACATCTCCACTATATACCCGCATGTATGTGTACAGACTGCTATCTCTCAAGTGA
- a CDS encoding AraC family transcriptional regulator encodes MQWIERLNEALLYIEDNLEGSISYEKAGQLANCSTYHFQRMFTYVAGIPLGEYIRRRRLTKAALALQQGQKVLDVALLYGYDSPTSFTRAFQALHGLTPSQAKKEGMSLKAFPKISFSLTIKGEQEMEYRIERKEAFRVVGVTLKLEKDMEQNMREVPVFWNKKAQDGTIARICSYMKPGQGLLGLCTNGDEKDYWVYTIGIAMEEGTPEGLESQVVDAALWAIFPGRGPMPQTIQEVERRIVTDWLPSSGYEFANGVDMEVYLDADPANQSFEVWMPIKKSKE; translated from the coding sequence ATGCAATGGATCGAACGCTTGAATGAGGCACTGCTCTACATTGAAGACAACCTGGAAGGAAGTATCTCCTACGAGAAGGCAGGACAGTTGGCAAACTGCTCAACCTATCACTTCCAGAGGATGTTCACCTATGTAGCAGGAATTCCGCTGGGCGAGTACATCCGCCGCAGAAGGCTCACCAAGGCAGCCCTTGCCCTGCAACAGGGGCAAAAGGTCTTGGATGTAGCGCTTCTCTACGGATACGACTCTCCTACCTCTTTTACCCGTGCGTTTCAGGCTCTTCACGGCTTGACACCGTCGCAGGCGAAGAAGGAAGGGATGTCCCTGAAAGCGTTCCCCAAGATCAGCTTCAGCCTGACCATCAAAGGAGAACAAGAGATGGAGTATCGAATTGAAAGGAAAGAGGCTTTCCGCGTAGTGGGTGTTACACTCAAGCTGGAAAAGGACATGGAACAGAATATGAGAGAAGTGCCTGTATTCTGGAACAAGAAAGCACAGGACGGAACGATTGCCAGGATCTGTTCCTATATGAAACCCGGTCAGGGACTTCTCGGACTGTGTACCAACGGCGATGAGAAGGATTACTGGGTCTACACCATCGGTATCGCCATGGAAGAGGGGACACCGGAGGGCCTGGAGAGCCAGGTTGTCGATGCAGCCCTGTGGGCGATCTTCCCTGGACGCGGCCCCATGCCACAAACCATTCAAGAGGTGGAGAGACGCATCGTCACCGACTGGCTTCCCTCCAGCGGCTATGAGTTTGCCAATGGTGTCGATATGGAAGTATACCTTGATGCCGATCCAGCCAACCAGAGTTTTGAGGTTTGGATGCCGATTAAGAAAAGTAAGGAATAG
- a CDS encoding DUF6088 family protein: MKNYSKKIQERIRNAEEGTLFIGADFTDIADAETVRRNLNRLTHAGVLRRLLQGVFEKPRFNTFLGEYIAIHPDAVARTIARNYHWSIAPCGNSALNALGLSSQVPAIWTYCSDGPYREYSFGNTTIQFKHRTNKEITGLSSMTVLVIQALKTLGKEYITQDLLHTLEAKLTESEKDALLVEAKESTDWIYRTIQSMCMTDRVSDEKSSETLE; this comes from the coding sequence ATGAAGAATTATTCGAAGAAAATCCAGGAACGCATTCGGAACGCAGAGGAAGGAACCCTTTTCATCGGTGCAGATTTTACTGATATCGCCGATGCGGAAACTGTACGAAGAAACTTGAATCGGCTTACTCATGCAGGCGTTCTACGAAGATTATTGCAAGGGGTATTCGAAAAACCAAGGTTCAACACGTTCTTAGGAGAGTATATTGCAATACATCCCGATGCGGTTGCCCGGACAATCGCGCGCAACTACCATTGGAGCATTGCCCCCTGTGGGAATTCTGCTCTTAATGCATTGGGCCTTTCTTCGCAGGTTCCGGCCATATGGACTTACTGCAGCGACGGCCCCTACAGGGAGTACTCCTTCGGTAACACGACAATTCAATTCAAACATAGGACCAACAAGGAAATCACAGGCCTTTCGAGTATGACTGTCCTTGTGATCCAAGCATTAAAGACACTTGGAAAAGAATACATCACTCAAGACCTATTGCACACTCTTGAAGCAAAACTCACAGAATCAGAGAAGGATGCTCTGTTGGTTGAAGCAAAAGAATCAACAGACTGGATATATAGGACGATCCAGTCCATGTGCATGACAGATAGGGTGAGTGATGAGAAAAGTAGCGAGACTCTCGAATGA
- a CDS encoding DUF898 family protein, translating into MAYGNFQFKGKGGGYFWLMIWTSVLTIITVGIAYPWMMCAIERWKASHTYIDDKQLVFKGSGAGLFGTWLLIILLTVITLGIYAPWGACRLLRWKTNNLFFASAGDVENF; encoded by the coding sequence ATGGCATATGGAAATTTCCAATTTAAGGGAAAAGGTGGAGGGTATTTCTGGCTGATGATCTGGACGAGTGTACTTACTATCATCACAGTTGGCATAGCATATCCTTGGATGATGTGCGCAATTGAGAGATGGAAAGCTTCACACACGTACATTGATGACAAACAACTTGTGTTTAAAGGATCCGGGGCTGGTCTCTTTGGTACATGGCTGCTCATTATTTTGCTTACAGTCATTACGCTTGGTATCTACGCTCCATGGGGAGCCTGCCGCTTGCTACGATGGAAAACCAATAATTTGTTTTTTGCTTCTGCTGGAGATGTTGAGAATTTCTAG
- a CDS encoding nucleotidyl transferase AbiEii/AbiGii toxin family protein, with amino-acid sequence MCTDFIVAGIRDDISTIYPHVCVQTAISQVIRLEIGALAAWNPITITEIESYASTMYPAVFERKATSIVTVAPERTFWEKATILHHEAHRPTNLNLPSRYSRHYYDLYRMSTTPVKDTSFSNLALLAKVVNFKMRFYPRAWASYETAIPKTLKLIPPNYRIPSLRADYESMRDMLFKEIPSFDCIMEGLSILEMEIHTLSCT; translated from the coding sequence ATGTGTACAGACTTCATTGTCGCCGGCATCCGTGATGACATCTCCACTATATACCCGCATGTATGTGTACAGACTGCTATCTCTCAAGTGATACGTCTGGAGATCGGAGCCTTGGCGGCATGGAATCCTATAACCATTACCGAAATTGAATCATATGCATCCACAATGTATCCTGCAGTATTTGAACGGAAGGCTACATCCATAGTAACGGTAGCCCCAGAGAGAACGTTCTGGGAGAAAGCTACAATCCTTCACCATGAAGCTCACCGACCTACTAATCTCAATCTACCAAGTCGTTATTCACGACACTATTATGATCTCTATCGAATGTCGACAACACCGGTCAAAGATACATCATTTTCCAACCTTGCCCTGCTTGCAAAGGTGGTGAATTTTAAGATGAGATTCTATCCCAGAGCTTGGGCAAGTTATGAGACTGCCATCCCCAAAACACTGAAGCTGATACCTCCCAACTATAGAATTCCTTCATTACGCGCAGATTATGAATCTATGAGAGATATGCTTTTCAAGGAAATCCCAAGTTTTGACTGCATCATGGAAGGATTGAGCATACTTGAGATGGAAATCCATACGCTATCGTGTACGTAA